A genomic window from Onychostoma macrolepis isolate SWU-2019 chromosome 22, ASM1243209v1, whole genome shotgun sequence includes:
- the cimap1d gene encoding outer dense fiber protein 3-like protein 2b isoform X1, translating into MSETERKRPVIAGREKGPGPGRYILPPAIGFVGHDFTKSTSPAYSFHGRMSNNMHSIDCSPGPKYHIDAKLTRFGRDGTPAYSLHGRTESRAAVFSTPGPGAYSPEKASLCSIHRKPPSHTMGYRTQYRSVDTIPAPNKYTLPSLMGSSVLTKASSASYSISGRCKSGGPSEDLSKTPGPCRYNRTDPSVYLPRQPAFSMLGRHTAARESTVAPGPGSHNPEKVTVHKPRPPAFSLGTRHSEFVTPLIVDQ; encoded by the exons ATGAGTGAAACAGAGAGGAAGCGTCCGGTCATTGCTGGCAGAGAAAAAG GGCCAGGACCTGGTCGATACATCCTTCCACCGGCTATCGGCTTTGTAGGCCACGATTTCACCAAGTCAACAAGTCCTGCCTACTCCTTCCATGGCAGGATGAGTAACAACA TGCATAGCATTGACTGTAGTCCAGGGCCTAAATACCATATCGATGCCAAACTGACTCGCTTTGGAAGAGACGGCACCCCTGCCTATTCCCTACATGGCAGGACAGAAAGCCGAG CAGCAGTCTTCTCCACCCCTGGACCAGGAGCGTACAGTCCTGAGAAAGCCTCTCTGTGCAGCATCCATCGCAAACCGCCATCCCACACCATGGGCTATCGAACACAGTATCGCTCCGTGGACACCATACCGGCCCCAAACAAGTACACCCTCCCTTCTCTCATGGGCTCCAGTGTCTTGACAAAAGCGTCCAGTGCCAGTTACAGCATCTCTGGGAGATGCAAATCTGGGGGTCCATCAGAGGACTTATCTAAAACTCCAGGTCCTTGTAGATACAACCGCACAGATCCCAGTGTCTACCTCCCGAGGCAGCCGGCGTTCTCTATGCTGGGGAGACACACTGCTGCAAGGGAGTCCACAGTGGCACCAGGTCCTGGAAGTCATAACCCAGAGAAAGTGACAGTGCACAAGCCAAGACCTCCTGCTTTCTCTTTAGGGACCAGGCACTCGGAGTTTGTGACCCCTTTAATAGTAGATCAGTAG
- the cimap1d gene encoding outer dense fiber protein 3-like protein 2b isoform X2 has translation MSETERKRPVIAGREKGPGPGRYILPPAIGFVGHDFTKSTSPAYSFHGRMSNNMHSIDCSPGPKYHIDAKLTRFGRDGTPAYSLHGRTESRAVFSTPGPGAYSPEKASLCSIHRKPPSHTMGYRTQYRSVDTIPAPNKYTLPSLMGSSVLTKASSASYSISGRCKSGGPSEDLSKTPGPCRYNRTDPSVYLPRQPAFSMLGRHTAARESTVAPGPGSHNPEKVTVHKPRPPAFSLGTRHSEFVTPLIVDQ, from the exons ATGAGTGAAACAGAGAGGAAGCGTCCGGTCATTGCTGGCAGAGAAAAAG GGCCAGGACCTGGTCGATACATCCTTCCACCGGCTATCGGCTTTGTAGGCCACGATTTCACCAAGTCAACAAGTCCTGCCTACTCCTTCCATGGCAGGATGAGTAACAACA TGCATAGCATTGACTGTAGTCCAGGGCCTAAATACCATATCGATGCCAAACTGACTCGCTTTGGAAGAGACGGCACCCCTGCCTATTCCCTACATGGCAGGACAGAAAGCCGAG CAGTCTTCTCCACCCCTGGACCAGGAGCGTACAGTCCTGAGAAAGCCTCTCTGTGCAGCATCCATCGCAAACCGCCATCCCACACCATGGGCTATCGAACACAGTATCGCTCCGTGGACACCATACCGGCCCCAAACAAGTACACCCTCCCTTCTCTCATGGGCTCCAGTGTCTTGACAAAAGCGTCCAGTGCCAGTTACAGCATCTCTGGGAGATGCAAATCTGGGGGTCCATCAGAGGACTTATCTAAAACTCCAGGTCCTTGTAGATACAACCGCACAGATCCCAGTGTCTACCTCCCGAGGCAGCCGGCGTTCTCTATGCTGGGGAGACACACTGCTGCAAGGGAGTCCACAGTGGCACCAGGTCCTGGAAGTCATAACCCAGAGAAAGTGACAGTGCACAAGCCAAGACCTCCTGCTTTCTCTTTAGGGACCAGGCACTCGGAGTTTGTGACCCCTTTAATAGTAGATCAGTAG
- the cks2 gene encoding cyclin-dependent kinases regulatory subunit 2: MSSAKKQIYYSDKYSDEEYEYRHVMLPKQLSKLVPASHLMSEEEWRGLGVQQSQGWIHYMIHKPEPHILLFRRPLPKE, translated from the exons ATGTCTTCAGCGAAAAAGCAGATTTACTATTCCGACAAGTATTCAGACGAGGAATACGAGTACAG ACATGTTATGCTTCCCAAGCAGCTTTCCAAACTGGTGCCAGCCTCCCATTTAATGTCAGAGGAGGAATGGAGAGGACTGGGAGTCCAGCAAAGTCAGGGCTGGATCCATTACATGATCCATAAACCAG AGCCTCACATTCTGCTTTTCAGAAGACCGCTTCCCAAGGAATGA
- the cimap1d gene encoding outer dense fiber protein 3-like protein 2b isoform X3: MSNNMHSIDCSPGPKYHIDAKLTRFGRDGTPAYSLHGRTESRAAVFSTPGPGAYSPEKASLCSIHRKPPSHTMGYRTQYRSVDTIPAPNKYTLPSLMGSSVLTKASSASYSISGRCKSGGPSEDLSKTPGPCRYNRTDPSVYLPRQPAFSMLGRHTAARESTVAPGPGSHNPEKVTVHKPRPPAFSLGTRHSEFVTPLIVDQ, translated from the exons ATGAGTAACAACA TGCATAGCATTGACTGTAGTCCAGGGCCTAAATACCATATCGATGCCAAACTGACTCGCTTTGGAAGAGACGGCACCCCTGCCTATTCCCTACATGGCAGGACAGAAAGCCGAG CAGCAGTCTTCTCCACCCCTGGACCAGGAGCGTACAGTCCTGAGAAAGCCTCTCTGTGCAGCATCCATCGCAAACCGCCATCCCACACCATGGGCTATCGAACACAGTATCGCTCCGTGGACACCATACCGGCCCCAAACAAGTACACCCTCCCTTCTCTCATGGGCTCCAGTGTCTTGACAAAAGCGTCCAGTGCCAGTTACAGCATCTCTGGGAGATGCAAATCTGGGGGTCCATCAGAGGACTTATCTAAAACTCCAGGTCCTTGTAGATACAACCGCACAGATCCCAGTGTCTACCTCCCGAGGCAGCCGGCGTTCTCTATGCTGGGGAGACACACTGCTGCAAGGGAGTCCACAGTGGCACCAGGTCCTGGAAGTCATAACCCAGAGAAAGTGACAGTGCACAAGCCAAGACCTCCTGCTTTCTCTTTAGGGACCAGGCACTCGGAGTTTGTGACCCCTTTAATAGTAGATCAGTAG